Proteins encoded within one genomic window of Oncorhynchus tshawytscha isolate Ot180627B linkage group LG02, Otsh_v2.0, whole genome shotgun sequence:
- the tasora gene encoding LOW QUALITY PROTEIN: uncharacterized protein tasora (The sequence of the model RefSeq protein was modified relative to this genomic sequence to represent the inferred CDS: deleted 1 base in 1 codon), producing the protein MESHSGGSVPASKYSSVKYYIPPETYVTPSQDGEHSGTEQAGGTETRPRTGVSSTQYIPKAGDRLNFQIPRKNKEKRALFQYVSSESREFEDILTILSSNYREASSNGMFMYTKPRLVHSELLEKDFVEKRRELKQDGRTEKELEETHCFLMADTTKLPWICEKGLLVGHSWITALGNPSKGVYLSKNSDLLQINPFNPGVMGEIIIFKVIKGKVKSIYENMSKNLLDPTPKFDSHFSKNASKVTSLTSYRAYELTQQYFYEYDFDELKSRPRHVCPYAVVSFQFKGKDAPLQAKPIAPLRSNSQTSEGSTGRSKYTVWSGELVNEGRAVSQVSFCSFSPPFLPFKLPEKLELGLVMCIDQVNQMIPSALFSWNLYAGSHEVLKNGTYCSLLEVVDKSKSGDFLAALLQGLETQRLVLVHALADKGFLFLLSSVQMAAPTERRDGWKRGLQALFVFQESRDVTKYSTNCPATQEPLQSSFSHDTVMPQLKSFVPALHHALVKVRCNPPADLSAGVEHQARDYLSGLHDGKLRHVPMTEYDTKLDDRGKLFPAPKHHKLNMEGYLRSYVYSPNLYTMPVVRAKEMMESYCVVPDDISPVADSEGGSRASGDKPVVGSKVKPNGPTAAQPPAVQVNLSPFQSRTDSNLQKVKELINLILKCRKNAEGDVRKRGEAQGGAKEGAGLLDPRGLKRKLERETAERTLKYLKKASQERGGVDSRPAEGGKNPSCLSSLMLHSVGLKDVDLRRDGSEAAVKLLKMLTSLKNAAGQQPQSSEGRGGGSREGAEQTEALLFDRMIKLGLPPNQDIDLRKRPSGGLQDKADYLEEQAAGSMSSLEGFSPSSNGETPRRSHSQCQGEEQIPWVLIPITGLKWKKYCQREKDNPQDPRFVPQIPMATSSYPRCVLERRERNITPTLEEHPERSPSPPLEEHPEPSPSPPLEEHPEPSPSPPLEEPSPCPSPYPSPYPSPCSSPYPSPIEDDEQLAETPCDPTEITNNEKTTTDETNQSLLLVPVTPESTSLPEKSSSPYREPGPAEEPTHTNPIEAGQEQAKEPTHTSPIEAGQEQAEEPTHTSPIEADQEQAEGSTGKYMPTVVAAEDPNTIEVEQEEEVKEVEEQVKGEEDVIEVVDEEPVEEGDKEEEDLMEVLDGVEEQLEEGELVEEENEHVETELKQTGQVSPRPPSSIPPIQNPPPIQNPPVQRPVLTRVESILDQQFSDFSTEMQILLLRESVHYSSSLLHTQNASQQLPVHPLLHFSEYVSFYNSSPPMQAYVTSLRDRMGTIINVQDQWIPGTLATQPALVSSITNRHHANHSPPTTTYWNHSFCGPVSQSVPSHRLSPAPGLSLAVSQSVPSHRLSPAPTSGLAVSQSVPSQHLSPAPGLAVSKSVPSNRLSPAPTPGLAVSQSVPSQRLSPAPGLAVSQSVPSHRISPAPAPGLAVSQSVPSHRISPAPAPGLAVSQSVPSHRISPAPAPGLAVSQSVPSHRISPAPAPGLAVSQSVPSHRISPAPAPGLAVSQSVPSHRIPAPAPGLAVSQSVSHRISPAPAPGLAVSQSVPSHRISPAPAPGLAVSQSVPSHRISPAPAPGLAVSQSVLSHRLSPGPGLSLAVSQSVPSRHSPGLFAPGPDSSNSYSSLPVSHFNNNNSTMIPSSSFPGKAYSPTLYHNPPQTQTGLPQLSLAPLSLQPLDSQWTTSTQNPDSGGRLGTCKPSDMSKANNWTTQNTDLDVRGLRAKFTPQTSAMFEAKDDVVMLDQPVSEATVAAPPPPRTQMIDSLSGVGGPVVEPVPGPGPASPSAISSLISQLKPELFSNLVEIIKDVQKNSVQFYIHTQEREREVSHHIKEYLQRLGNVERSPVSFLERENRMDKLMVLIQNKDIAAHIHKIPALVRLKRQPSVIFAGVDSLDDVKNHTYNELFVSGGFVVSDEFVLNPDYITHERLRVILMFLDQQNSAESVWRWRVHWKTQKKLKEQSRFKSEARKILNLLTTYQKKNIVEFLPYHECDAPSRPAPDLDCLLKLQAQHIQQRHIIFLTESHFEMFPHYSSTGIVIANINDIMHNFGGLVGFHDIRDKRSTSVDLIAAATTVREEKHVLEEPILLDSPSSPDRLVDRLSTPLNEDDFRPSLPDQLVPDAGTPMELNFQALKEAISQFKADKAARSQMAPPEVDGERPESPPGPRIPGLGTDSPGCLGDSGVGFLTPGLLTPSFTPSPVSLLGPVPLRSSQSPAGIQKEVGLTPTWQAKEATLSSLHSKLGLSVTAGADVTSDMSLCGSQGRLNAFSSHRDPLAGIVTEGHGESGATPSNPPGPEPPRSQGENTKPSPVEGSLQGGGGMTDKAPSSPLPGPPGPRAAAPRPVGGGDYIAAATDRLAQAARQQQRNGLLPMPNTLFLNSNLNLHNHGMSIFQRPMLNRLEGPAGRGGIRPLMPNAIGWARMGQAGGSESCLWGLQQQNMGLGRHTFPSRLMGNPHHPWGSNQTANQGRGNGPWKR; encoded by the exons ATGGAGAGCCACAGTGGTGGCAGCGTCCCTGCATCGAAATACAGCTCAGTGAAATATTACATCCCACCCGAGACTTACGTTACACCAAGTCAAGATGGCGAGCACTCTGGTACCGAGCAAGCTGGTGGTACCGAGACTAGACCGAGAACTGGAGTGTCTTCTACTCAATATATTCCAAAGGCGGGGGACCGCTTGAACTTTCAAATACCGAGAAAGAACAAAGAAAAGAGAG CCTTGTTCCAGTATGTGTCGTCAGAGTCCCGGGAGTTTGAAGACATCTTGACCATCCTGTCATCCAACTACAGAGAAGCCAGCTCCAACGGGATGTTCATGTACACCAAGCCAAGACTGGTCCACAGTGAGCTGCTGGAGAAGGAC TTtgtagagaaaaggagagagctgAAGCAGGATGGGAGGACTGAGAAGGAACTGGAGGAGACCCATTGTTTCCTGATGGCTGACACCACCAAG CTGCCATGGATCTGTGAGAAGGGCCTGCTTGTGGGGCACAGCTGGATCACAGCTCTGGGGAACCCCTCCAAGG GTGTTTATCTGTCTAAAAACTCAGACCTACTGCAGATCAATCCTTTTAACCCTGGAGTCATGGGAGAGATCATCATATTCAAGGTCATCAAG ggtAAAGTGAAGAGCATCTATGAGAACATGTCAAAGAACCTTCTGGACCCCACGCCCAAGTTTGACAGCCATTTCTCCAAGAACGCCAGCAAAGTGACATCTCTCACCTCCTATAGAGCATACGAGCTTACTcag CAATACTTCTATGAGTATGACTTTGATGAGCTGAAGTCTCGGCCGAGACACGTGTGTCCCTATGCAGTGGTCTCTTTCCAGTTCAAAGGCAAAGATGCTCCTCTTCAAGCCAAGCCCATAGCTCCCCTGAG GTCAAACAGCCAAACGTCTGAAGGAAGTACAG GCAGGAGTAAATACACAGTGTGGAGTGGAGAGCTGGTGAATGAGGGTAGAGCAGTGTCCCAGGTCTCTTTCTGCTCCTTCTCACCCCCCTTCCTGCCTTTCAAACT GCCTGAGAAGCTGGAGTTGGGTCTGGTGATGTGTATAGACCAGGTGAATCAGATGATCCCCTCAGCTTTGTTCTCCTGGAACCTGTACGCAGGCAGCCACGAAg TGTTGAAGAATGGAACCTACTGCAGTCTGCTGGAGGTAGTGGACAAGAGCAAGTCAGGTGACTTTCTGGCAGCACTGCTACAaggcctggagacacagagactg GTGCTTGTCCATGCGTTGGCTGACAAAggattcctcttcctcctgtcttcaGTTCAAATGGCTGCTCCAACTG AAAGAAGAGATGGGTGGAAAAGAGGCCTTCAAGCACTCTTTGTTTTTCAAGAGTCGAGGGATGTGACAAAATACAGTACAAATTGTCCAGCTACCCAGGAGCCTTTGCAGTCGTCATTTTCCCATGACACTGTGATGCCCCAGCTTAAAAGCTTTGTCCCGGCTCTGCATCATGCCCTGGTCAAAGTGCGCTGCAACCCGCCTGCTGACCTCTCGGCCGGGGTCGAGCACCAGGCCAGGGACTACCTAAGTGGACTTCACGATGGAAAG ctCCGCCACGTTCCCATGACTGAGTACGACACCAAGCTGGATGACCGAGGGAAGCTGTTCCCGGCTCCAAAACACCACAAGCTCAACATGGAGGGCTACCTGCGCTCCTACGTCTACAGCCCTAACCTCTACACCATGCCCGTGGTCCGAGCCAAGGAGATGATGGAGAGTTACTGTGTCGTGCCTGATGACATCAGTCCTGTGGCTGATAGTGAGGGTGGTAGTAGGGCCAGCGGGGACAAGCCAGTGGTAGGGTCAAAGGTCAAGCCTAATGGTCCCACTGCTGCCCAGCCTCCGGCGGTCCAGGTTAACCTCTCTCCGTTTCAGTCTCGCACTGACTCCAACCTTCAGAAGGTGAAGGAGCTGATCAACTTGATACTGAAGTGTCGGAAGAATGCAGAGGGGGAtgtgaggaagaggggagaggcgCAGGGAGGAGCGAAGGAGGGGGCAGGCCTGTTGGACCCCCGTGGGCTGAAGAGGAAGCTGGAGAGGGAGACTGCAGAGAGGACTCTGAAGTACCTGAAAAAGGCCTCACAGGAGAGGGGCGGAGTGGACAGCAGACCAG CTGAAGGGGGCAAGAACccgtcctgtctgtcctctctgatgCTCCATAGTGTGGGTCTGAAAGACGTGGACCTGAGGAGAGACGGATCAGAGGCTGCAGTCAAGTTACTGAAAATGTTAACCAGCCTGAAGAATGCTGCAGGGCAACAGCCACAGAGTTCtgagggcagaggaggagggtCAAGAGAGGGGGCGGAGCAAACTGAAGCTCTGCTGTTTGATAGGATGATCAAGCTGGGTCTGCCGCCCAATCAGGACATTGACCTGAGGAAACGACCTTCTGGGGGCCTGCAGGACAAGGCTGACTACTTGGAG gagcaggcagcaggcagtatGAGCAGTCTGGAAGGCTTCAGCCCCAGTTCCAATGGTGAAACGCCCAGGAGATCGCACTCGCAATGTCAGGGGGAGGAGCAGATTCCATGGGTCCTCATCCCCATTACAG GGCTGAAGTGGAAGAAGTACtgccagagagagaaggacaaccCTCAGGACCCGCGCTTCGTACCCCAGATCCCCATGGCAACCAGCAGCTACCCCCGCTGTGTTCTGGAGCGAAGGGAAAGAAACATCACCCCTACCCTAGAGGAGCACCCAGAGCGTAGCCCCAGTCCTCCCCTAGAGGAGCACCCAGAGCCTAGCCCCAGTCCTCCCCTAGAAGAGCACCCAGAGCCTAGCCCCAGTCCTCCCCTAGAGGAGCCCAGTCCCTGTCCCAGTCCCTACCCCAGTCCCTACCCCAGTCCCTGCTCCAGTCCCTACCCCAGTCCCATAGAGGATGATGAGCAATTAGCTGAAACCCCCTGTGACCCCACAGAAATAACCAACAATGAAAAGACAACCACAGACGAGACAAACCAGAGCCTCCTTCTGGTCCCTGTTACTCCAGAGAGCACCAGCCTCCCAGAGAAAAGCAGCAGCCCCTACCGTGAGCCAGGGCCAGCTGAAGAACCAACCCATACTAACCCCATAGAGGCTGGTCAGGAACAAGCTAAAGAACCAACCCATACTAGCCCCATAGAGGCTGGTCAGGAACAAGCTGAAGAACCAACCCATACTAGCCCCATAGAGGCTGATCAGGAACAAGCTGAAGGCAGTACAGGAAAATATATGCCAACTGTTGTGGCAGCTGAAGACCCAAACacaatagaggttgaacaggaggaggaggttaaagaggtagaggaacaggtgAAAGGGGAGGAAGATGTGATAGAAGTGGTAGATGAGGAACCGGTGGAGGAGGGAGATAAGGAGGAGGAAGACCTGATGGAAGTGCTAGATGGGGTGGAAGAGCAGCTGGAGGAAGGGGAATTAGTGGAGGAAGAGAACGAACATGTGGAGACAGAGTTGAAACAGACAGGGCAGGTGTCACCCAGACcaccctcctccattcctcccatcCAGAATCCTCCTCCCATCCAGAATCCTCCTGTCCAGAGACCCGTTCTTACCAGAGTGGAAAGTATCCTGGACCAGCAGTTCAGTGACTTCTCCACAGAGATGCAGATCCTCCTGCTCAGAGAGAGCGTCCACTACAGCTCATCGCTCCTCCATACCCAGAATGCTTCACAGCAGCTCCCGGTGCATCCGCTCCTGCACTTCTCAGAGTACGTCTCCTTCTACAACTCGTCCCCTCCAATGCAGGCCTACGTCACCTCACTCCGAGACCGCATGGGCACCATCATAAACGTACAGGACCAATGGATTCCCGGCACGTTAGCCACCCAACCTGCCCTGGTCTCATCTATCACTAACCGCCACCATGCTAACCACTCTCCTCCAACCACTACATACTGGAACCATTCTTTCTGTGGCCCTGTGTCTCAGTCTGTCCCCAGCCAccgcctctctcctgctcctggCCTTAGCCTTGCTGTGTCTCAGTCTGTCCCCAGCCACCGCCTCTCTCCTGCCCCTACTTCTGGCCTTGCTGTGTCTCAGTCTGTCCCCAGCCAgcacctctctcctgctcctggCCTTGCTGTGTCTAAGTCTGTCCCCAGCAACCGCCTCTCTCCTGCCCCTACTCCTGGCCTTGCTGTGTCACAGTCTGTCCCCAGTCAgcgcctctctcctgctcctggCCTTGCTGTGTCTCAGTCTGTCCCCAGCCACCGCATCTCTCCTGCCCCTGCTCCTGGCCTTGCTGTGTCTCAGTCTGTCCCCAGCCACCGCATCTCTCCTGCCCCTGCTCCTGGCCTTGCTGTGTCTCAGTCTGTCCCCAGCCACCGCATCTCTCCTGCCCCTGCTCCTGGCCTTGCTGTGTCTCAGTCTGTCCCCAGCCACCGCATCTCTCCTGCCCCTGCTCCTGGCCTTGCTGTGTCTCAGTCTGTCCCCAGCCACCGCATCTCTCCTGCCCCTGCTCCTGGCCTTGCTGTGTCTCAGTCTGTCCCCAGCCACCGCATCCCTGCCCCTGCTCCTGGCCTTGCTGTGTCTCAGTCTGT CAGCCACCGCATCTCTCCTGCCCCTGCTCCTGGCCTTGCTGTGTCTCAGTCTGTCCCCAGCCACCGCATCTCTCCTGCCCCTGCTCCTGGCCTTGCTGTGTCTCAGTCTGTCCCCAGCCACCGCATCTCTCCTGCCCCTGCTCCTGGCCTTGCTGTGTCTCAGTCTGTCCTCAGCCACCGCCTCTCTCCTGGTCCTGGTCTTAGCCTTGCTGTGTCTCAGTCTGTCCCAAGTCGTCACTCTCCTGGCCTGTTTGCCCCTGGTCCTGATAGCTCAAACTCGTACAGTTCTCTACCTGTGTCtcattttaataataataatagcacaATGATTCCCTCTTCATCGTTTCCCGGCAAGGCCTATTCTCCTACTctctaccacaacccaccacagaCACAGACGGGACTACCGCAACTCAGTCTAGCCCCCCTGTCCCTCCAACCACTGGACAGTCAATGGACAACTTCAACACAGAACCCTGATTCTGGCGGGAGACTGGGAACCTGTAAGCCAAGTGATATGTCAAAAGCAAATAATTGGACAACACAGAACACTGACTTGGATGTCCGAGGGCTACGAGCAAAGTTCACGCCTCAAACAAGTGCAATGTTTGAAGCAAAAGACGATGTCGTAATGTTGGATCAGCCGGTTTCAGAAGCCACCGTGGCGGCTCCACCTCCTCCTCGCACTCAGATGATTGACAGTTTGTCAGGGGTGGGCGGGCCAGTGGTAGAGCCTGTCCCAGGGCCAGGTCCCGCCTCCCCTTCAGCCATCAGTAGTCTGATCAGCCAGCTGAAGCCTGAGTTGTTCAGTaacctggtggagattataaaggATGTCCAGAAGAACTCTGTCCAGTTCTACATCcacacacaggagagggagagggaggtctCCCACCACATCAAG GAGTACCTCCAGAGGTTGGGTAACGTAGAACGCAGTCCTGTGAgtttcctggagagagagaaccgGATGGACAAACTAATGGTTCTCATCCAGAACAAGGACATTGCAGCGCACATTCACAAG ATCCCGGCGCTGGTGCGGTTGAAGAGGCAGCCGTCGGTGATCTTCGCTGGAGTAGACAGTCTGGACGATGTGAAGAACCACACCTACAACGAGCTGTTTGTCTCTGGGGGATTCGTCGTCTCAGACGAGTTTGTCCTCAACCCTGACTACATCACTCACG AGCGTCTGCGGGTGATTCTGATGTTCCTGGACCAACAGAACTCAGCAGAGAgcgtgtggaggtggagggtccactGGAAGACCCAGAAGAAACTCAAGGAACAGTCCAG GTTTAAAAGTGAAGCCAGGAAGATCTTGAACCTGCTGACCACGTACCAGAAGAAAAACATTGTGGAGTTCCTGCCATACCATGAGTGTGACGCTCCATCTCGCCCCGCCCCCGACCTGGACTGTCTCCTCAAGCTGCAGGCACAGCACATTCAGCAACGACACATCATCTTCCTCACGG AGAGCCACTTCGAGATGTTCCCCCACTACTCCAGTACTGGCATCGTCATCGCCAACATCAACGACATCATGCACAACTTCGGTGGCCTAGTTGGTTTCCATGACATCAGAGACAAGCGGTCTACCTCAGTAGACCTCATAGCTGCAGCTACTACAG TCCGAGAGGAAAAGCATGTGCTGGAGGAACCGATCCTTCTggactccccctcctccccagatCGCCTGGTGGACCGCCTGTCCACTCCGCTGAACGAGGATGACTTCCGTCCATCCCTCCCCGACCAGCTTGTTCCTGACGCGGGGACACCCATGGAGCTCAACTTCCAGGCCCTGAAGGAGGCCATCTCTCAGTTCAAGGCTGATAAGGCTGCTCGCTCACAGATGGCACCTCCAGAGGTGGATGGGGAGAGACCAGAGTCCCCACCAGGACCAAGGATTCCTGGCCTGGGTACAGACTCACCAGGGTGTCTAGGGGACTCTGGAGTTGGTTTCCTCACCCCTGGTCTCCTCACTCCTAGTTTCAccccttcccctgtctctctccttggtcCTGTCCCTCTCCGCTCCAGCCAGTCCCCTGCTGGGATCCAGAAGGAAGTGGGACTGACCCCCACATGGCAGGCTAAAGAAGCTACCCTCTCCTCACTCCACTCTAAGCTCGGTCTGAGTGTAACTGCTGGTGCCGACGTGACCAGTGATATGTCTTTGTGTGGCTCCCAGGGCAGACTGAACGCTTTCAGCAGTCACCGGGATCCTTTAGCTGGCATTGTCACTGAGGGCCATGGGGAGTCGGGGGCCACACCCAGCAACCCCCCAGGCCCTGAGCCTCCAAGGTCCCAGGGGGAGAACactaaacccagcccagtagaaGGCAGCCTCCAGGGGGGAGGAGGAATGACTGACAAAGCCCCTAGCAGCCCCCTCCCTGGTCCTCCAGGTCCCAGGGCAGCAGCCCCCCGGCCAGTTGGTGGTGGGGATTACATAGCGGCAGCGACAGACAGACTGGCacaggcagccagacagcagCAGAGAAACGGCTTGTTACCCATGCCTAATACACTGTTCCTGAACAGTAACCTCAATCTGCACAACCATGGCATGAGCATATTCCAAAGGCCCATGTTGAATAGGCTGGAAGGACCTGCAGGACGGGGGGGTATTAGACCATTGATGCCTAATGCCATTGGCTGGGCTAGGATGGGCCAGGCAGGGGGGTCAGAGTCCTGTCTATGGGGCCTTCAGCAGCAGAACATGGGGCTGGGGCGCCACACCTTCCCTTCACGACTGATGGGGAACCCTCATCACCCCTGGGGTAGTAACCAGACTGCTAACCAGGGGCGTGGGAATGGCCCTTGGAAGCGGTGA